The segment GCATGATGGGTCACCGTAGGCTGTGACAGATTCAGCTTCTCGGCCAAGGCATGACCGTGAACCTCGCCCCGTGACAGGAGCAGAAGAATACGCAGCCGGGTGGGATCGGATAAAGCTTTGTGATAGGCGACAATTTTGTCTAACTGCAAGCGGGATCACGCTCCTACGGATATTCGTAAGGCAGTCTGGGGGGCTGCCAATTTACATTTTAGATATATATCTAATTATATACCCATCTTGTCATCTGATCAATCCCCAATTTGCGGAATTCACCGGCCATGGCAAAAAACAAAAATATAAGGTACCATTTACTGAATAGAATACTACCTTAGGAGGACATAGATATTATGCTAGACGTTATTATTATCGGCGCCGGTCCCTGCGGACTGTCTGCAGCCATCGAATGCCAGCGCCAAGGACTCTCCAGCCTGATTGTGGAAAAGAACTTCATTGTCCATTCCATCTACCTGTATCCGACCAACATGCAGTTCTTCAGCACCACTCCGCTGCTTGAGATTGGAGATGTGCCCTTCACCTCTCCGAATGACAAGCCCTACCGCCATGAGGCGCTGGTCTACTACCGCCGTGCGGCCGCGCAGCATCAGCTTGAGATTGCCGCTTATGAAGAAGCGTTGTCCGTTCTGCCGCAGGAGGATGGCAGCTTCGTTGTACATACGGTCAACAAGCGCGGCGAGGAGCAGCAGCGCTGCGCTGCGAACGTAGTCATCTCTACCGGTTACTTCGACCAGCCTAATCTGATCGGGATTCCCGGGGAGGAGCTGCCGAAGGTTACGCATTATTTTGGCGAGGCTCATCCGTATTCCGGCATGAAGGTAACTGTAATCGGAGGCAGCAATTCAGCGGTGGATGCCGCGCTGGAACTGCTGCGGGTAGGCGCCAAGGTGGATATGGTCTACCGGGGAAGCAGTATCTCGGACAATATCAAGCCCTGGGTGCGTCCGATCTTCGAGAGCATGGTGCAGAAGGGGAGCATTACATTGCATCTGGAATCGCGCGTCACGGAGATCACCCCGGCCTCGGTGCGGGTAACCTCCTCCGTGAATGGGGATATTACCGAGCTCGACAATGACTTCGTGCTGGCGATGACCGGCTTCCGCCCGAGCAGGGCCCTGCTTACCTCTGCCGGGGTGCAGATGGATGACTCTATGGATAAACCAGCCTTTAACCCCGCCACAATGGAGAGCAATATACCAGGCATCTACGTCGCCGGGGTGATCGCTTCCGGACGGAACGCCAACGAGGTATTCATCGAGAGCGGGCGGGGGCACGGCAAGCTGATTGCCGATCATATTGTGAGCACAAGGCTTACTTAGAGAAGGAGTGTATCCAGGTTATGGATATAACCTCGTTATTGCTGCTGGGTCTGGCAGCGCTTGGTGTCGTCAGCAGCAACTCGCCGATTACCATTGCCATGGTCGTGCTGCTGCTGATCCGTGTGCTGGGACTTCAGCAGGCTTTTCCCTGGCTGGAGAAATACGGACTGACCGTCGGCATTATCATCCTGACCATCGGAGTCATGACGCCGCTGGCCAGCGGGAAGATCTCCCTCCAGACCGTCGGCCAGTCGTTCCTGCACTGGAAATCCCTGGCCGCCATCGGAGTCGGCGTCCTGGTCGCTTACCTGGGCGGACGCGGAGCCGTGCTCATGGGCAGCCAGCCGACCATCGTCGCCGGGCTTCTCATCGGAACCGTCCTTGGCGTGGCTCTGTTCAAAGGCGTACCGGTGGGCCCGCTGATTGCCGCCGGCATCCTGTCACTGCTGATCGGCCGGATGTAAGCCGGTAGCCACCTCAAGACCAAGGCAAGACGAAACAGGCTGCAAGTCCACCTAAGCGGGTGGACTTGCAGCCTGTTTCTTTTGACTAAGAATAGTATAGCCGTGTTATGCATCCAGCCGCTGAACGTTGAACAGCCTGGCGTAGCTCCCTGCAAGTCCCATCAGCTCCTCATGGGTGCCGCGTTCGGTGATCTCCCCGTTCTCCAGCACGATAATCTGGTCGGCATGGGTAATCGTGGACAGCCGGTGGGCCACAATCAGCGTCGTCCGCTCAGATGCCAGGGACTGCAGCGCCTGCTGGATGAGATGCTCGGACTCCAGATCCAGCGCGGAGGTCGCTTCGTCCAGAATCAGCACCTTGGGGTCCTTCAGGAATACCCGGGCAATTGCCACGCGCTGCTTCTGTCCGCCGGACAGCTTCACACCCCGTTCTCCCACTTCGGTATCATAGCCTTCAGGCAGCTGCATGATGAAGTCGTGGGCATTCGCAGACACCGCCGCCTTCATCACCTCCTCTTCCCCTGCTTCCGGGTTCCCGAACCGGATGTTGTCGCGTACCGAGCCGCTGAACAGGAAATTATCCTGCAGCACCATGCCCACCGTCCGCCTCAGACTCTCCTGCGTCAGTGCGCGGATATCGTGTCCGTCCATGCGCAGACTGCCGTCGCTGATATCATAAAAGCGCGGGATCAGGCTGATCAGCGAGGATTTGCCGCCTCCGCTCATTCCGACAAAAGCCACCGTCTGGC is part of the Paenibacillus sp. FSL M7-0420 genome and harbors:
- a CDS encoding DUF441 domain-containing protein; this translates as MDITSLLLLGLAALGVVSSNSPITIAMVVLLLIRVLGLQQAFPWLEKYGLTVGIIILTIGVMTPLASGKISLQTVGQSFLHWKSLAAIGVGVLVAYLGGRGAVLMGSQPTIVAGLLIGTVLGVALFKGVPVGPLIAAGILSLLIGRM
- a CDS encoding YpdA family putative bacillithiol disulfide reductase; this encodes MLDVIIIGAGPCGLSAAIECQRQGLSSLIVEKNFIVHSIYLYPTNMQFFSTTPLLEIGDVPFTSPNDKPYRHEALVYYRRAAAQHQLEIAAYEEALSVLPQEDGSFVVHTVNKRGEEQQRCAANVVISTGYFDQPNLIGIPGEELPKVTHYFGEAHPYSGMKVTVIGGSNSAVDAALELLRVGAKVDMVYRGSSISDNIKPWVRPIFESMVQKGSITLHLESRVTEITPASVRVTSSVNGDITELDNDFVLAMTGFRPSRALLTSAGVQMDDSMDKPAFNPATMESNIPGIYVAGVIASGRNANEVFIESGRGHGKLIADHIVSTRLT